A stretch of the Uranotaenia lowii strain MFRU-FL chromosome 3, ASM2978415v1, whole genome shotgun sequence genome encodes the following:
- the LOC129754380 gene encoding uncharacterized protein CG43867-like isoform X8: MDLSTILLLLETPPPKGGHPLLVNHFINNSARSTPIAGRKVFALHSQHQHHLQQQQQQQHHQQHQQHHQHQQLVQLEAHSPQHHHLADNRKQLVQLSKTKQYYCSNPMLNNNPYCNLDMESLEDMLKKLSELEQRVIEAEERAEEAEDKVRAMEQRLCDWPKSQSITGPPGSSSGGGTNSANSSSTQNANAKPGQPGSSVPVPKVETTKINQLESAVEEQRQLRLQDARQVGAKAAKIKEWVTNKLRELEEQNQLLREQNIKCNQQLELLRNHIATQSSRHSIQQPVRSSLSLDVQDYKRRSGRRRSESLDPPEHRSSLAAHHHHHHHHRRNLSMEPQELARDLAAAVDGLNLIPLNPGQQPSPNSDVDAVHDYAEIYTPSREKAPTWLKGLPSGGSSTTTSDSVADLGPQRPPTPPLHRFPSWEAKIYQVANDGLAGAGDGSESQDQESGSGMTTSSMGMGNSRSQQTVSGGYCDISVPVYATVKGRASQIRSIPFTGESSDDSSDGEDHGAIMTCATSTHNSHNSTSTDNTETSTSGSASSPSKSLKTSSSLSPAKRSGSESPKNKTRVISEMSFESGLSDDYAIPPDAVSTVDTTCMDASMPSLLMRTSYADSPKKMETLEKVGHLAKLGGKLKTWRKRWFVLKNGQLTYWKSQHDVNRKPQGMIALDEACRINRAEGASTFEIDTGKKVYYLTADSNATMDDWIRVLQNVQRRNATKLLLSRDDQKPTLQAWVTKVKNGHAKKCWCVLLGKMFLYFKAPGETNPLGQINMRDARVEEVEHVSDSDSEEREDQAQSQARLTVAIYPQLQGVVSFANLFLVLAILNHEFLAFFFFHRAPTYLILPGKQERDNWLYHLTVVSGGGPNAGTQYEQLIQKLMETDGDPNCVLWRHPILLHTKDNITSPLTSLHSETLQAEAIKLFKSCQLFMSVAVNQPGIDYHVVLAQNALQQCLDMPELQSELICTLIKQTSRHTGQKLGVGVQVNKKLGIPARQLLLCATQSLFTCDTQLGNATQANGSSPTSIQAPTVPPIDCKSNPPAYTFIQGWQLLSLAVSLFVPKNNRLLWYLKLHLSRNADSKTECGKYAAYCERALERTMQNGGRETKPSRMEVLSILLKNPYHHSLPHAIPVHMMNGTYQVVSFDGSSTIEEFHTALAQEIGCRDGTNGFTLFSDDPIEKDLEHYLDPQAKLCDVISKWETALREKGSGKFENSRVIQLTYKNRLYWKHAAKLETEKERLLLCYQINQQVVQGRFPLSRDLALELSSLMAQIDMGDFTADKSKTSSLQAVDKFYPYRYRDALTPDGLKELQDLLASKWSLLRARSVVDCVRIYLTCARKWPFFGATLFQAKPRHSDQAMAWLAVSEDALSVLELSSMASIGRYPYSSVMTFGGCQDDFMLVVSSDDTLAGSPEQKLLFALSKPKILEITLLIADYMNALGHTLPGTPQMNTLTRNGSHRSIRSRAHPGSCTGTPAHNTLNSSSHIGVVGVAGGSIGLVSGCLIGGGGGSLGGSSLGVGQLGPGGGSGGGSLGGTLNTSSHGHNTLTSHSHTLNSHMSHTLSSSHGSSHHQPDILKSTPDHQRR, translated from the exons GTCCGTGCCATGGAACAGCGTCTGTGTGACTGGCCCAAGTCACAGAGCATAACTGGGCCACCCGGAAGTAGCAGTGGCGGAGGAACGAACTCAGCCAACAGCAGCAGTACCCAGAACGCAAACGCCAAGCCTGGTCAACCTGGATCCAGTGTTCCCGTCCCGAAAGTCGAGACGACCAAAATCAACCAGCTCGAGTCGGCTGTCGAGGAACAACGGCAACTCCGCCTTCAGGACGCTCGCCAAGTCGGTGCCAAAGCGGCCAAGATCAAGGAGTGGGTCACCAACAAACTTCGGGAACTGGAAGAGCAAAACCAGCTACTACGGGAGCAGAACATCAAGTGCAATCAACAGCTAGAATTGTTAAGAAACCACATCGCCACCCAAAGCAGTAGACATAGCATACAGCAACCGGTTAGATCTAGTTTAAGCTTAGACGTACAGGACTACAAACGGCGAAGTGGCCGAAGACGTAGCGAATCTTTAGATCCGCCTGAACATCGATCTTCCCTAGCAGCACatcaccatcaccatcatcatcataggCGCAATCTTTCGATGGAACCTCAGGAATTAGCTAGAGATTTAGCGGCCGCCGTTGATGGCCTGAACCTCATACCCCTCAATCCGGGTCAACAGCCCAGCCCCAATTCGGACGTGGATGCCGTGCATGACTACGCCGAGATCTATACGCCATCACGCGAGAAAGCCCCAACATGGCTCAAAGGCCTCCCGAGTGGCGGTTCGAGTACGACGACCTCTGACTCGGTGGCCGACCTTGGGCCCCAGCGACCCCCAACGCCTCCCCTGCATCGGTTTCCCAGCTGGGAGGCCAAAATCTACCAAGTGGCCAACGATGGCCTAGCCGGCGCCGGGGATGGCAGCGAATCTCAGGACCAGGAGTCCGGCTCCGGAATGACGACCTCCAGTATGGGCATGGGCAATTCTCGCTCCCAGCAGACCGTGTCCGGAGGATACTGTGATATTAGTGTACCGGTTTACGCCACCGTTAAAGGG CGTGCCTCTCAAATTCGATCGATACCTTTCACCGGGGAATCGAGCGACGACAGCAGCGACGGTGAAGATCACGGTGCCATCATGACCTGTGCCACTTCGACCCACAACTCGCACAACTCAACCAGCACGGACAACACGGAAACGAGCACCTCGGGCAGTGCTTCTAGTCCCTCGAAGAGCCTTAAAACTTCCTCTAGTCTTAGTCCGGCCAAACGGAGCGGTTCCGAGTCTCCGAAAAACAAAACGCGAG TAATTTCAGAAATGTCCTTTGAATCAGGGCTGTCCGATGACTACGCGATACCACCGGATGCGGTTTCGACGGTGGACACGACCTGCATGGACGCTTCGATGCCGTCCCTGCTGATGCGAACCTCGTACGCGGATTCGCCGAAAAAGATGGAAACCCTCGAGAAG GTCGGTCACCTGGCCAAACTGGGTGGGAAGCTGAAGACGTGGCGCAAGCGGTGGTTTGTGCTGAAAAATGGGCAGCTGACGTACTGGAAGAGTCAGCACGACGTGAACCGGAAGCCGCAGGGGATGATTGCGCTGGACGAGGCCTGTCGAATCAATCGGGCCGAGGGAGCGTCAACGTTCGAGATCGATACCGGCAAGAAGGTGTACTACCTGACGGCCGATTCCAATGCCACGATGGACGATTGGATCCGGGTGCTGCAGAATGTTCAGCGACGAAACGCCACCAAGCTGCTGCTGAGTCGGGACGATCAGAAACCGACCCTCCAGGCGTGGGTCACAAAGGTGAAGAATGGGCACGCCAAGAAGTGTTGGTGCGTGCTGCTCGGCAAAATGTTCCTGTACTTTAAGGCCCCGGGGGAGACG AATCCTCTGGGTCAGATCAACATGCGTGACGCCCGGGTCGAAGAGGTGGAGCACGTATCCGATTCCGATTCGGAAGAACGAGAAGATCAAGCCCAGAGCCAAGCTCGTCTAACCGTGGCCATCTACCCTCAGCTGCAAGGAGTGGTAAGTTTCGCAAACTTATTTCTTGTTTTAGCAATTTTAAATCATGagtttttggctttttttttcttccataggGCCCCAACATACCTAATACTCCCAGGCAAACAGGAACGGGACAACTGGTTGTACCATTTAACCGTCGTTTCCGGTGGTGGTCCAAATGCCGGAACACAGTACGAGCAGCTCATCCAGAAGCTGATGGAAACCGATGGCGATCCAA atTGCGTTCTGTGGCGACATCCAATTCTACTCCACACCAAGGACAACATAACCTCACCACTTACTTCGTTACATTCCGAAACTCTGCAGGCGGAAGCCATTAAGCTTTTTAAG AGTTGCCAGCTGTTCATGTCGGTGGCGGTGAACCAGCCGGGCATCGACTACCACGTGGTGCTGGCCCAGAATGCCCTGCAGCAGTGCCTGGACATGCCGGAGCTGCAGTCCGAGCTCATCTGCACCCTGATCAAGCAAACGTCCCGCCATACCGGCCAGAAACTTGGTGTAGGTGTCCAGGTAAACAAGAAACTGGGCATACCGGCTCGT CAATTACTGTTGTGTGCAACGCAGAGTTTGTTCACCTGCGATACGCAACTCGGCAATGCAACTCAAGCGAATGGGAGCTCACCAACTTCCATTCAG GCTCCTACGGTTCCTCCAATCGACTGCAAATCCAATCCACCGGCCTACACCTTTATCCAGGGCTGGCAACTTCTGTCCCTAGCCGTGTCGCTATTCGTGCCAAAGAACAATCG CCTACTCTGGTACCTCAAGTTGCACCTATCGCGCAATGCCGACTCGAAAACGGAATGTGGCAAATATGCGGCCTACTGCGAGCGAGCGCTGGAACGAACGATGCAAAACGGAGGCCGTGAGACGAAACCTTCCCGGATGGAGGTGCTCTCGATTTTGCTGAAGAACCCTTACCACCACTCGTTACCCCATGCCATCCCGGTACACATGATGAACGGCACCTATCAAGTCGTTTCTTTCGATGGGTCATCAACCATCGAAGAGTTCCACACGGCTCTGGCCCAGGAAATCGGTTGCCGCGACGGAACCAACGGATTCACCCTGTTCAGCGATGACCCCATCGAAAAAGATCTCGAACACTATCTCGACCCGCAGGCTAAG CTTTGCGACGTCATTTCCAAATGGGAAACCGCTCTCCGGGAGAAGGGCTCAGGTAAATTCGAGAACTCTCGGGTTATCCAACTGACGTACAAAAACCGACTGTACTGGAAGCACGCGGCCAAATTGGAAACGGAAAAAGAACGGCTCCTATTGTGTTACCAAATCAACCAACAAG TGGTTCAAGGTCGCTTCCCGCTGTCCCGGGACCTAGCCCTGGAGCTATCCTCGCTGATGGCCCAGATCGACATGGGTGACTTCACGGCGGACAAATCCAAAACCAGCTCCCTCCAGGCGGTCGACAAATTTTACCCCTACCGATACCGAGACGCCCTCACCCCAGACGGTCTAAAAGAACTTCAAGACCTCCTAGCTAGCAAGTGGTCCCTCCTCCGAGCTCGCTCCGTGGTAGATTGCGTCCGAATCTATCTAACGTGCGCCCGCAAGTGGCCTTTCTTCGGTGCTACCCTGTTCCAGGCCAAACCACGACATTCCGATCAAGCGATGGCTTGGCTGGCGGTCTCCGAGGATGCCCTCAGCGTCCTAGAACTCTCATCCATGGCCTCGATCGGCCGGTATCCGTACAGTTCGGTGATGACCTTTGGTGGTTGCCAGGACGATTTTATGCTCGTTGTCAGCTCTGATGATACACTGGCCGGGAGTCCCGAGCAGAAGTTGCTGTTCGCGCTCAGCAAACCGAAGATTCTGGAGATTACACTGCTCATTGCGGACTACATGAATGCACTGGGCCACACGCTGCCCGGAACGCCCCAGATGAATACGCTTACGCGGAACGGAAGCCATCGTAGTATCCG ATCTCGTGCCCACCCGGGGTCCTGCACCGGAACACCGGCCCACAACACGCTCAACTCGTCGTCGCACATCGGAGTCGTCGGAGTAGCCGGTGGCAGCATTGGCCTGGTTAGTGGCTGCCTGATCGGCGGTGGCGGCGGAAGTCTCGGTGGCAGCAGCTTGGGCGTCGGGCAGCTTGGTCCTGGTGGTGGCAGTGGAGGCGGAAGTCTCGGCGGAACTCTGAACACCAGCAGCCACGGCCACAACACGCTCACGTCGCACTCGCACACGCTCAATTCACACATGAGCCACACGCTCAGCTCGTCGCACGGTAGCAGCCACCATCAGCCGGATATACTGAAGAGCACTCCGGATCATCAGAGGCGTTAG
- the LOC129754380 gene encoding uncharacterized protein CG43867-like isoform X9, whose protein sequence is MEQRLCDWPKSQSITGPPGSSSGGGTNSANSSSTQNANAKPGQPGSSVPVPKVETTKINQLESAVEEQRQLRLQDARQVGAKAAKIKEWVTNKLRELEEQNQLLREQNIKCNQQLELLRNHIATQSSRHSIQQPVRSSLSLDVQDYKRRSGRRRSESLDPPEHRSSLAAHHHHHHHHRRNLSMEPQELARDLAAAVDGLNLIPLNPGQQPSPNSDVDAVHDYAEIYTPSREKAPTWLKGLPSGGSSTTTSDSVADLGPQRPPTPPLHRFPSWEAKIYQVANDGLAGAGDGSESQDQESGSGMTTSSMGMGNSRSQQTVSGGYCDISVPVYATVKGRASQIRSIPFTGESSDDSSDGEDHGAIMTCATSTHNSHNSTSTDNTETSTSGSASSPSKSLKTSSSLSPAKRSGSESPKNKTRVISEMSFESGLSDDYAIPPDAVSTVDTTCMDASMPSLLMRTSYADSPKKMETLEKVGHLAKLGGKLKTWRKRWFVLKNGQLTYWKSQHDVNRKPQGMIALDEACRINRAEGASTFEIDTGKKVYYLTADSNATMDDWIRVLQNVQRRNATKLLLSRDDQKPTLQAWVTKVKNGHAKKCWCVLLGKMFLYFKAPGETNPLGQINMRDARVEEVEHVSDSDSEEREDQAQSQARLTVAIYPQLQGVVSFANLFLVLAILNHEFLAFFFFHRAPTYLILPGKQERDNWLYHLTVVSGGGPNAGTQYEQLIQKLMETDGDPNCVLWRHPILLHTKDNITSPLTSLHSETLQAEAIKLFKSCQLFMSVAVNQPGIDYHVVLAQNALQQCLDMPELQSELICTLIKQTSRHTGQKLGVGVQVNKKLGIPARQLLLCATQSLFTCDTQLGNATQANGSSPTSIQAPTVPPIDCKSNPPAYTFIQGWQLLSLAVSLFVPKNNRLLWYLKLHLSRNADSKTECGKYAAYCERALERTMQNGGRETKPSRMEVLSILLKNPYHHSLPHAIPVHMMNGTYQVVSFDGSSTIEEFHTALAQEIGCRDGTNGFTLFSDDPIEKDLEHYLDPQAKLCDVISKWETALREKGSGKFENSRVIQLTYKNRLYWKHAAKLETEKERLLLCYQINQQVVQGRFPLSRDLALELSSLMAQIDMGDFTADKSKTSSLQAVDKFYPYRYRDALTPDGLKELQDLLASKWSLLRARSVVDCVRIYLTCARKWPFFGATLFQAKPRHSDQAMAWLAVSEDALSVLELSSMASIGRYPYSSVMTFGGCQDDFMLVVSSDDTLAGSPEQKLLFALSKPKILEITLLIADYMNALGHTLPGTPQMNTLTRNGSHRSIRSRAHPGSCTGTPAHNTLNSSSHIGVVGVAGGSIGLVSGCLIGGGGGSLGGSSLGVGQLGPGGGSGGGSLGGTLNTSSHGHNTLTSHSHTLNSHMSHTLSSSHGSSHHQPDILKSTPDHQRR, encoded by the exons ATGGAACAGCGTCTGTGTGACTGGCCCAAGTCACAGAGCATAACTGGGCCACCCGGAAGTAGCAGTGGCGGAGGAACGAACTCAGCCAACAGCAGCAGTACCCAGAACGCAAACGCCAAGCCTGGTCAACCTGGATCCAGTGTTCCCGTCCCGAAAGTCGAGACGACCAAAATCAACCAGCTCGAGTCGGCTGTCGAGGAACAACGGCAACTCCGCCTTCAGGACGCTCGCCAAGTCGGTGCCAAAGCGGCCAAGATCAAGGAGTGGGTCACCAACAAACTTCGGGAACTGGAAGAGCAAAACCAGCTACTACGGGAGCAGAACATCAAGTGCAATCAACAGCTAGAATTGTTAAGAAACCACATCGCCACCCAAAGCAGTAGACATAGCATACAGCAACCGGTTAGATCTAGTTTAAGCTTAGACGTACAGGACTACAAACGGCGAAGTGGCCGAAGACGTAGCGAATCTTTAGATCCGCCTGAACATCGATCTTCCCTAGCAGCACatcaccatcaccatcatcatcataggCGCAATCTTTCGATGGAACCTCAGGAATTAGCTAGAGATTTAGCGGCCGCCGTTGATGGCCTGAACCTCATACCCCTCAATCCGGGTCAACAGCCCAGCCCCAATTCGGACGTGGATGCCGTGCATGACTACGCCGAGATCTATACGCCATCACGCGAGAAAGCCCCAACATGGCTCAAAGGCCTCCCGAGTGGCGGTTCGAGTACGACGACCTCTGACTCGGTGGCCGACCTTGGGCCCCAGCGACCCCCAACGCCTCCCCTGCATCGGTTTCCCAGCTGGGAGGCCAAAATCTACCAAGTGGCCAACGATGGCCTAGCCGGCGCCGGGGATGGCAGCGAATCTCAGGACCAGGAGTCCGGCTCCGGAATGACGACCTCCAGTATGGGCATGGGCAATTCTCGCTCCCAGCAGACCGTGTCCGGAGGATACTGTGATATTAGTGTACCGGTTTACGCCACCGTTAAAGGG CGTGCCTCTCAAATTCGATCGATACCTTTCACCGGGGAATCGAGCGACGACAGCAGCGACGGTGAAGATCACGGTGCCATCATGACCTGTGCCACTTCGACCCACAACTCGCACAACTCAACCAGCACGGACAACACGGAAACGAGCACCTCGGGCAGTGCTTCTAGTCCCTCGAAGAGCCTTAAAACTTCCTCTAGTCTTAGTCCGGCCAAACGGAGCGGTTCCGAGTCTCCGAAAAACAAAACGCGAG TAATTTCAGAAATGTCCTTTGAATCAGGGCTGTCCGATGACTACGCGATACCACCGGATGCGGTTTCGACGGTGGACACGACCTGCATGGACGCTTCGATGCCGTCCCTGCTGATGCGAACCTCGTACGCGGATTCGCCGAAAAAGATGGAAACCCTCGAGAAG GTCGGTCACCTGGCCAAACTGGGTGGGAAGCTGAAGACGTGGCGCAAGCGGTGGTTTGTGCTGAAAAATGGGCAGCTGACGTACTGGAAGAGTCAGCACGACGTGAACCGGAAGCCGCAGGGGATGATTGCGCTGGACGAGGCCTGTCGAATCAATCGGGCCGAGGGAGCGTCAACGTTCGAGATCGATACCGGCAAGAAGGTGTACTACCTGACGGCCGATTCCAATGCCACGATGGACGATTGGATCCGGGTGCTGCAGAATGTTCAGCGACGAAACGCCACCAAGCTGCTGCTGAGTCGGGACGATCAGAAACCGACCCTCCAGGCGTGGGTCACAAAGGTGAAGAATGGGCACGCCAAGAAGTGTTGGTGCGTGCTGCTCGGCAAAATGTTCCTGTACTTTAAGGCCCCGGGGGAGACG AATCCTCTGGGTCAGATCAACATGCGTGACGCCCGGGTCGAAGAGGTGGAGCACGTATCCGATTCCGATTCGGAAGAACGAGAAGATCAAGCCCAGAGCCAAGCTCGTCTAACCGTGGCCATCTACCCTCAGCTGCAAGGAGTGGTAAGTTTCGCAAACTTATTTCTTGTTTTAGCAATTTTAAATCATGagtttttggctttttttttcttccataggGCCCCAACATACCTAATACTCCCAGGCAAACAGGAACGGGACAACTGGTTGTACCATTTAACCGTCGTTTCCGGTGGTGGTCCAAATGCCGGAACACAGTACGAGCAGCTCATCCAGAAGCTGATGGAAACCGATGGCGATCCAA atTGCGTTCTGTGGCGACATCCAATTCTACTCCACACCAAGGACAACATAACCTCACCACTTACTTCGTTACATTCCGAAACTCTGCAGGCGGAAGCCATTAAGCTTTTTAAG AGTTGCCAGCTGTTCATGTCGGTGGCGGTGAACCAGCCGGGCATCGACTACCACGTGGTGCTGGCCCAGAATGCCCTGCAGCAGTGCCTGGACATGCCGGAGCTGCAGTCCGAGCTCATCTGCACCCTGATCAAGCAAACGTCCCGCCATACCGGCCAGAAACTTGGTGTAGGTGTCCAGGTAAACAAGAAACTGGGCATACCGGCTCGT CAATTACTGTTGTGTGCAACGCAGAGTTTGTTCACCTGCGATACGCAACTCGGCAATGCAACTCAAGCGAATGGGAGCTCACCAACTTCCATTCAG GCTCCTACGGTTCCTCCAATCGACTGCAAATCCAATCCACCGGCCTACACCTTTATCCAGGGCTGGCAACTTCTGTCCCTAGCCGTGTCGCTATTCGTGCCAAAGAACAATCG CCTACTCTGGTACCTCAAGTTGCACCTATCGCGCAATGCCGACTCGAAAACGGAATGTGGCAAATATGCGGCCTACTGCGAGCGAGCGCTGGAACGAACGATGCAAAACGGAGGCCGTGAGACGAAACCTTCCCGGATGGAGGTGCTCTCGATTTTGCTGAAGAACCCTTACCACCACTCGTTACCCCATGCCATCCCGGTACACATGATGAACGGCACCTATCAAGTCGTTTCTTTCGATGGGTCATCAACCATCGAAGAGTTCCACACGGCTCTGGCCCAGGAAATCGGTTGCCGCGACGGAACCAACGGATTCACCCTGTTCAGCGATGACCCCATCGAAAAAGATCTCGAACACTATCTCGACCCGCAGGCTAAG CTTTGCGACGTCATTTCCAAATGGGAAACCGCTCTCCGGGAGAAGGGCTCAGGTAAATTCGAGAACTCTCGGGTTATCCAACTGACGTACAAAAACCGACTGTACTGGAAGCACGCGGCCAAATTGGAAACGGAAAAAGAACGGCTCCTATTGTGTTACCAAATCAACCAACAAG TGGTTCAAGGTCGCTTCCCGCTGTCCCGGGACCTAGCCCTGGAGCTATCCTCGCTGATGGCCCAGATCGACATGGGTGACTTCACGGCGGACAAATCCAAAACCAGCTCCCTCCAGGCGGTCGACAAATTTTACCCCTACCGATACCGAGACGCCCTCACCCCAGACGGTCTAAAAGAACTTCAAGACCTCCTAGCTAGCAAGTGGTCCCTCCTCCGAGCTCGCTCCGTGGTAGATTGCGTCCGAATCTATCTAACGTGCGCCCGCAAGTGGCCTTTCTTCGGTGCTACCCTGTTCCAGGCCAAACCACGACATTCCGATCAAGCGATGGCTTGGCTGGCGGTCTCCGAGGATGCCCTCAGCGTCCTAGAACTCTCATCCATGGCCTCGATCGGCCGGTATCCGTACAGTTCGGTGATGACCTTTGGTGGTTGCCAGGACGATTTTATGCTCGTTGTCAGCTCTGATGATACACTGGCCGGGAGTCCCGAGCAGAAGTTGCTGTTCGCGCTCAGCAAACCGAAGATTCTGGAGATTACACTGCTCATTGCGGACTACATGAATGCACTGGGCCACACGCTGCCCGGAACGCCCCAGATGAATACGCTTACGCGGAACGGAAGCCATCGTAGTATCCG ATCTCGTGCCCACCCGGGGTCCTGCACCGGAACACCGGCCCACAACACGCTCAACTCGTCGTCGCACATCGGAGTCGTCGGAGTAGCCGGTGGCAGCATTGGCCTGGTTAGTGGCTGCCTGATCGGCGGTGGCGGCGGAAGTCTCGGTGGCAGCAGCTTGGGCGTCGGGCAGCTTGGTCCTGGTGGTGGCAGTGGAGGCGGAAGTCTCGGCGGAACTCTGAACACCAGCAGCCACGGCCACAACACGCTCACGTCGCACTCGCACACGCTCAATTCACACATGAGCCACACGCTCAGCTCGTCGCACGGTAGCAGCCACCATCAGCCGGATATACTGAAGAGCACTCCGGATCATCAGAGGCGTTAG